The Hymenobacter sp. 5317J-9 genome has a window encoding:
- a CDS encoding SusD/RagB family nutrient-binding outer membrane lipoprotein translates to MKIQKIGATLVLAGVLAAASGCKDFYDVNKNPLSPTATSLNTLLPVAQVSMASDLGDNVGGLSQYTMALMQQLYNTRGIGNFQQTGGSFGFPWSDLYSSMLVNNELIISQGTKEQQWGYVGIAQLQKAYVFSQMVDLWGDVPYSQALKGVDNIAPRFDKDVEIYNGSSDGSVQSLFALIDEGLANLNKSASNPGLTKSDLIYNGSPTKWARFGRTLKLKLYNQIRKTNSNATVISQVSPLLSADLMGDGDDFELAYRNTTNPDNRNPGYITDFSTNPENRIGRYFYEDMLAKSDPRMPYYFFNQVALAGPPVTQQDYINGPFVTVRPGSTGQYTSSASTASFQTVQGLYPIGGKYDDGKGGKTGTTAAQGKAEAPQRMLTYYARKFTEAELQLTVFNDVNAARAALVEALNASFRKVNTVATNDGSPVMTAAQITGYINRVAPNSQPITNSGPLDRFDRTHDDPTTAVPNPPYRPTTLEEKLEVIMYEKYVASFGYGVDVYTDFRRTKHPRIRVSQQVADPSRGLLPDDGGTQGNGVFPHRLYYPTSDLILNPNSPKTQKDVNSTIFWER, encoded by the coding sequence ATGAAAATTCAAAAAATTGGCGCCACCCTGGTGCTGGCCGGTGTGCTGGCCGCAGCTTCGGGCTGCAAAGACTTTTACGACGTTAACAAAAACCCACTTTCGCCCACTGCAACCTCGCTCAACACCTTGCTGCCCGTGGCGCAGGTGAGCATGGCCAGCGACCTGGGCGATAACGTGGGGGGCCTGAGCCAGTACACCATGGCCCTGATGCAGCAGCTCTACAACACGCGCGGCATCGGCAACTTCCAGCAAACCGGCGGCTCGTTCGGCTTTCCTTGGTCGGACCTGTACAGCAGCATGCTCGTGAACAACGAACTCATCATTTCGCAAGGCACGAAAGAGCAGCAGTGGGGCTATGTGGGCATTGCCCAACTGCAGAAGGCCTACGTGTTCAGCCAGATGGTGGACCTGTGGGGCGACGTGCCCTACTCGCAAGCCCTGAAAGGCGTGGACAACATCGCGCCCCGCTTCGATAAGGACGTGGAAATCTACAATGGCTCGAGCGACGGCTCGGTGCAGAGCCTGTTTGCCTTGATTGACGAAGGCCTGGCCAACCTCAACAAATCGGCCAGCAACCCAGGCCTGACCAAGTCTGACCTAATTTACAATGGCTCGCCCACGAAATGGGCCCGTTTCGGGCGCACGCTGAAACTGAAGCTGTACAACCAGATTCGTAAAACCAACTCCAACGCTACGGTTATCAGCCAGGTGTCGCCGCTACTGAGCGCCGACCTGATGGGAGATGGCGACGACTTCGAACTGGCTTACCGCAACACCACCAACCCGGACAACCGCAACCCCGGCTACATCACGGATTTCAGCACCAACCCGGAGAACCGCATCGGGCGCTACTTCTACGAGGACATGCTGGCCAAGAGTGACCCCCGCATGCCGTACTACTTCTTCAATCAAGTAGCACTAGCCGGCCCGCCCGTCACGCAGCAGGACTACATCAACGGCCCCTTTGTGACGGTGCGCCCCGGCTCCACCGGTCAATACACCAGCTCGGCCAGCACGGCTTCGTTCCAGACAGTGCAGGGCCTCTACCCGATTGGCGGGAAGTATGACGATGGCAAAGGCGGCAAAACCGGCACGACGGCGGCCCAAGGCAAAGCCGAAGCACCCCAGCGCATGCTCACCTACTACGCCCGTAAATTCACGGAAGCGGAGTTGCAGCTGACGGTTTTCAATGATGTGAATGCCGCGCGCGCCGCGCTGGTTGAAGCCCTCAATGCCTCGTTCCGCAAAGTGAATACGGTTGCCACCAACGACGGCAGCCCCGTAATGACTGCTGCCCAAATCACGGGCTACATCAACCGGGTTGCGCCGAATAGCCAACCGATTACCAATTCCGGCCCGCTCGACCGCTTCGACAGAACGCACGACGACCCGACGACGGCCGTTCCCAACCCGCCTTACCGCCCCACGACCCTCGAGGAGAAACTGGAGGTCATCATGTACGAGAAGTACGTGGCCAGCTTCGGCTACGGCGTCGATGTGTACACGGACTTCCGCCGCACCAAGCACCCCCGCATCCGGGTATCGCAGCAAGTGGCCGACCCCAGCCGCGGCCTGCTGCCCGACGACGGTGGCACGCAGGGCAACGGCGTGTTCCCGCACCGCCTGTACTACCCCACCTCGGACCTGATTCTGAACCCCAATTCGCCCAAAACGCAGAAGGACGTTAATTCCACCATCTTCTGGGAGCGCTAG